The following coding sequences are from one Odocoileus virginianus isolate 20LAN1187 ecotype Illinois chromosome 7, Ovbor_1.2, whole genome shotgun sequence window:
- the SLC25A28 gene encoding mitoferrin-2 isoform X3, protein MGKEQTRMQSLQPDPAARYRNVLEALWRIIRTEGLWRPMRGLNVTATGAGPAHALYFACYEKLKKTLSDVIHPGGNSHIANGAAGCVATLLHDAAMNPVEVVKQRMQMYNSPYHRVTDCVRAVWQNEGAGAFYRSYTTQLTMNVPFQAIHFMTYEFLQEHFNPQRRYNPSSHVLSGACAGAVAAAATTPLDVCKTLLNTQESLALNSNLTGHITGMASAFRTVYQVGGVTAYFRGVQARVIYQIPSTAIAWSVYEFFKYLITKRQEEWRAGK, encoded by the exons ATGGGAAAGGAACAG ACCCGGATGCAGAGCCTACAGCCAGATCCAGCCGCCCGCTATCGCAATGTGTTGGAGGCCCTCTGGAGGATTATAAGAACGGAGGGCCTGTGGAGGCCCATGCGAGGCCTGAACGTCACAGCAACAGGCGCAGGGCCTGCGCACGCCCTCTATTTTGCCTgctatgaaaagttaaaaaagacaTTGAGTGATGTAATCCACCCTGGGGGCAATAGCCATATTGCCAATG GTGCGGCTGGGTGTGTGGCAACATTACTTCATGATGCTGCCATGAATCCAGTGGAAG TGGTCAAGCAGAGGATGCAGATGTACAACTCACCGTACCACCGGGTGACAGACTGTGTACGGGCAGTGTGGCAAAACGAAGGGGCCGGGGCCTTCTACCGCAGCTACACCACCCAGCTCACCATGAACGTTCCCTTCCAAGCCATTCACTTCATGACCTACGAATTCCTGCAGGAGCACTTTAACCCCCAGAGACGGTACAACCCCAGCTCCCACGTCCTCTCCGGAGCCTGTGCAGGAGCTGTAGCTGCCGCTGCCACAACCCCACTGGACGTTTGCAAAACACTGCTCAACACCCAGGAATCCCTGGCTTTGAACTCAAACCTTACAGGACATATCACAGGCATGGCTAGTGCCTTCAGGACGGTGTATCAAGTAGGCGGGGTGACCGCCTACTTCCGAGGGGTGCAGGCTAGAGTCATTTACCAGATCCCCTCCACAGCCATCGCTTGGTCTGTGTATGAGTTCTTCAAATACCTGATCACTAAAAGGCAAGAGGAGTGGAGGGCAGGCAAGTGA
- the SLC25A28 gene encoding mitoferrin-2 isoform X2, with amino-acid sequence MDLEGSKTGCQTRMQSLQPDPAARYRNVLEALWRIIRTEGLWRPMRGLNVTATGAGPAHALYFACYEKLKKTLSDVIHPGGNSHIANGAAGCVATLLHDAAMNPVEVVKQRMQMYNSPYHRVTDCVRAVWQNEGAGAFYRSYTTQLTMNVPFQAIHFMTYEFLQEHFNPQRRYNPSSHVLSGACAGAVAAAATTPLDVCKTLLNTQESLALNSNLTGHITGMASAFRTVYQVGGVTAYFRGVQARVIYQIPSTAIAWSVYEFFKYLITKRQEEWRAGK; translated from the exons ATGGATTTGGAAGGCAGTAAAACTGGATGCCAG ACCCGGATGCAGAGCCTACAGCCAGATCCAGCCGCCCGCTATCGCAATGTGTTGGAGGCCCTCTGGAGGATTATAAGAACGGAGGGCCTGTGGAGGCCCATGCGAGGCCTGAACGTCACAGCAACAGGCGCAGGGCCTGCGCACGCCCTCTATTTTGCCTgctatgaaaagttaaaaaagacaTTGAGTGATGTAATCCACCCTGGGGGCAATAGCCATATTGCCAATG GTGCGGCTGGGTGTGTGGCAACATTACTTCATGATGCTGCCATGAATCCAGTGGAAG TGGTCAAGCAGAGGATGCAGATGTACAACTCACCGTACCACCGGGTGACAGACTGTGTACGGGCAGTGTGGCAAAACGAAGGGGCCGGGGCCTTCTACCGCAGCTACACCACCCAGCTCACCATGAACGTTCCCTTCCAAGCCATTCACTTCATGACCTACGAATTCCTGCAGGAGCACTTTAACCCCCAGAGACGGTACAACCCCAGCTCCCACGTCCTCTCCGGAGCCTGTGCAGGAGCTGTAGCTGCCGCTGCCACAACCCCACTGGACGTTTGCAAAACACTGCTCAACACCCAGGAATCCCTGGCTTTGAACTCAAACCTTACAGGACATATCACAGGCATGGCTAGTGCCTTCAGGACGGTGTATCAAGTAGGCGGGGTGACCGCCTACTTCCGAGGGGTGCAGGCTAGAGTCATTTACCAGATCCCCTCCACAGCCATCGCTTGGTCTGTGTATGAGTTCTTCAAATACCTGATCACTAAAAGGCAAGAGGAGTGGAGGGCAGGCAAGTGA
- the SLC25A28 gene encoding mitoferrin-2 isoform X1 — MELEGRGAGGVAGGPAAGPGRSPGESALLDGWLQRGVGRGASGGEAGACRPPVRQDPDSGPDYEALPAGATVTTHMVAGAVAGILEHCVMYPVDCVKTRMQSLQPDPAARYRNVLEALWRIIRTEGLWRPMRGLNVTATGAGPAHALYFACYEKLKKTLSDVIHPGGNSHIANGAAGCVATLLHDAAMNPVEVVKQRMQMYNSPYHRVTDCVRAVWQNEGAGAFYRSYTTQLTMNVPFQAIHFMTYEFLQEHFNPQRRYNPSSHVLSGACAGAVAAAATTPLDVCKTLLNTQESLALNSNLTGHITGMASAFRTVYQVGGVTAYFRGVQARVIYQIPSTAIAWSVYEFFKYLITKRQEEWRAGK, encoded by the exons ATGGAGTTGGAGGGGCGGGGTGCTGGCGGTGTGGCGGGGGGGCCGGCGGCTGGGCCGGGGCGGAGCCCCGGGGAGTCGGCGCTGCTGGACGGGTGGCTGCAGCGGGGCGTGGGCCGGGGGGCCAGCGGCGGGGAGGCCGGGGCCTGCAGGCCCCCGGTTCGACAGGATCCGGACTCCGGCCCGGACTACGAGGCGCTGCCGGCTGGAGCCACTGTCACCACGCACATGGTGGCGGGCGCCGTGGCAGGGATCCTGGAGCACTGCGTGATGTACCCCGTCGACTGCGTCAAG ACCCGGATGCAGAGCCTACAGCCAGATCCAGCCGCCCGCTATCGCAATGTGTTGGAGGCCCTCTGGAGGATTATAAGAACGGAGGGCCTGTGGAGGCCCATGCGAGGCCTGAACGTCACAGCAACAGGCGCAGGGCCTGCGCACGCCCTCTATTTTGCCTgctatgaaaagttaaaaaagacaTTGAGTGATGTAATCCACCCTGGGGGCAATAGCCATATTGCCAATG GTGCGGCTGGGTGTGTGGCAACATTACTTCATGATGCTGCCATGAATCCAGTGGAAG TGGTCAAGCAGAGGATGCAGATGTACAACTCACCGTACCACCGGGTGACAGACTGTGTACGGGCAGTGTGGCAAAACGAAGGGGCCGGGGCCTTCTACCGCAGCTACACCACCCAGCTCACCATGAACGTTCCCTTCCAAGCCATTCACTTCATGACCTACGAATTCCTGCAGGAGCACTTTAACCCCCAGAGACGGTACAACCCCAGCTCCCACGTCCTCTCCGGAGCCTGTGCAGGAGCTGTAGCTGCCGCTGCCACAACCCCACTGGACGTTTGCAAAACACTGCTCAACACCCAGGAATCCCTGGCTTTGAACTCAAACCTTACAGGACATATCACAGGCATGGCTAGTGCCTTCAGGACGGTGTATCAAGTAGGCGGGGTGACCGCCTACTTCCGAGGGGTGCAGGCTAGAGTCATTTACCAGATCCCCTCCACAGCCATCGCTTGGTCTGTGTATGAGTTCTTCAAATACCTGATCACTAAAAGGCAAGAGGAGTGGAGGGCAGGCAAGTGA
- the SLC25A28 gene encoding mitoferrin-2 isoform X4: MKSAAGCVATLLHDAAMNPVEVVKQRMQMYNSPYHRVTDCVRAVWQNEGAGAFYRSYTTQLTMNVPFQAIHFMTYEFLQEHFNPQRRYNPSSHVLSGACAGAVAAAATTPLDVCKTLLNTQESLALNSNLTGHITGMASAFRTVYQVGGVTAYFRGVQARVIYQIPSTAIAWSVYEFFKYLITKRQEEWRAGK, translated from the exons atgaaaa GTGCGGCTGGGTGTGTGGCAACATTACTTCATGATGCTGCCATGAATCCAGTGGAAG TGGTCAAGCAGAGGATGCAGATGTACAACTCACCGTACCACCGGGTGACAGACTGTGTACGGGCAGTGTGGCAAAACGAAGGGGCCGGGGCCTTCTACCGCAGCTACACCACCCAGCTCACCATGAACGTTCCCTTCCAAGCCATTCACTTCATGACCTACGAATTCCTGCAGGAGCACTTTAACCCCCAGAGACGGTACAACCCCAGCTCCCACGTCCTCTCCGGAGCCTGTGCAGGAGCTGTAGCTGCCGCTGCCACAACCCCACTGGACGTTTGCAAAACACTGCTCAACACCCAGGAATCCCTGGCTTTGAACTCAAACCTTACAGGACATATCACAGGCATGGCTAGTGCCTTCAGGACGGTGTATCAAGTAGGCGGGGTGACCGCCTACTTCCGAGGGGTGCAGGCTAGAGTCATTTACCAGATCCCCTCCACAGCCATCGCTTGGTCTGTGTATGAGTTCTTCAAATACCTGATCACTAAAAGGCAAGAGGAGTGGAGGGCAGGCAAGTGA